A genomic region of Papaver somniferum cultivar HN1 chromosome 7, ASM357369v1, whole genome shotgun sequence contains the following coding sequences:
- the LOC113293700 gene encoding arginine--tRNA ligase, chloroplastic/mitochondrial-like isoform X2 translates to MEMAARWTWEEREQIVDVIGCGAIKYNDLKNDHSADYMLSLYDILSNQGDTGVSLQFALACARSVISKSGVPMNELKMAQDVTIELDAGRKNTEGRLLGYCLGSQTKCSLSLPLRPFVGFSKILQGSS, encoded by the exons ATGG AGATGGCAGCAAGGTGGACATGGGAGGAACGTGAACAAATTGTAGATGTAATTGGCTGTGGAGCAATTAA GTACAATGACTTAAAAAATGATCATTCAGCCGACTATATGCTGAGTTTATATGATATCCTCTCAAATCAG GGAGATACTGGTGTTTCTCTCCAGTTTGCACTTGCTTGTGCACGTTCTGTGATCAGTAAATCTGGGGTACCCATGAACGAACTAAAGATG GCCCAGGATGTTACCATTGAGTTGGATGCTGGCCGAAAGAATACTGAAGGGCGTTTGTTAG GTTATTGTCTTGGCAGTCAGACCAAGTGTTCTCTGTCGCTACCTTTACGACCTTTCGTTGGTTTTTCGAAGATATTACAAGGTTCAAGTTGA
- the LOC113293700 gene encoding arginine--tRNA ligase, chloroplastic/mitochondrial-like isoform X1, translating into MAQDGSIEHHHQQPKHHCTMIFPLNNLICTRKQRRFWFLFLEAIIFMEMAARWTWEEREQIVDVIGCGAIKYNDLKNDHSADYMLSLYDILSNQGDTGVSLQFALACARSVISKSGVPMNELKMAQDVTIELDAGRKNTEGRLLGYCLGSQTKCSLSLPLRPFVGFSKILQGSS; encoded by the exons ATGGCACAAGATGGTTCAATAgagcatcatcatcaacaaccaaaacatcattgcactatgatttttcctctcaaTAATCTGATATGTACCCGGAAACAGAGAAGATTTTGGTTCCTCTTTTTAGAAGCTATCATTTTCATGG AGATGGCAGCAAGGTGGACATGGGAGGAACGTGAACAAATTGTAGATGTAATTGGCTGTGGAGCAATTAA GTACAATGACTTAAAAAATGATCATTCAGCCGACTATATGCTGAGTTTATATGATATCCTCTCAAATCAG GGAGATACTGGTGTTTCTCTCCAGTTTGCACTTGCTTGTGCACGTTCTGTGATCAGTAAATCTGGGGTACCCATGAACGAACTAAAGATG GCCCAGGATGTTACCATTGAGTTGGATGCTGGCCGAAAGAATACTGAAGGGCGTTTGTTAG GTTATTGTCTTGGCAGTCAGACCAAGTGTTCTCTGTCGCTACCTTTACGACCTTTCGTTGGTTTTTCGAAGATATTACAAGGTTCAAGTTGA